One Purpureocillium takamizusanense chromosome 1, complete sequence genomic window carries:
- the MEX67_1 gene encoding nuclear mRNA export, poly(A)+RNA binding protein (EggNog:ENOG503NUI3~COG:A), with protein MFENRDRALKTFKGLMAICDGLFKTPAAKREAIESISLANNNIDDIVQVETVATTFPQLKNLDMSGNQIANIQGLERWKGKFKELETIYTTGNPIETADPNLQATLLQWFPKLQDINGVRVRTAEQIAQQEEASKPKPIPQSGPDFRDVNGIGENFLLDFFTAFDNDRQGLVSRLYDETTQFSIAVDARSVRDPNAPAPLPWSAYIKVSRNLTKITHQNTRVQRLFKGGNVIYDLWKSLPLTKHPNIKEDISKYIMDCHPLPGLADPNGQARVGVDGLIIAVHGEFDEYDQKTKETGKRSFSRTFVLGPGQAGRGPIRVVSDMLSLRAYSSLPNVFVAPGGSAQPPSAPAANDQHQAMIAELSRQTGMVPAYSEMCLSQVEWQFDKALIVFNEKKASLPAEAFSTPGPH; from the exons ATGTTTGAGAATCGAGACAGAGCGCTCAAAACCTTCAAGGGCCTCATGGCCATCTGCGACGGCCTCTTCAAGACGCCAGCGGCGAAGCGAGAGGCAATCGAGAGCATCAGCCTCGCTAACAACAACATTGACGACATCGTCCAAGTTGAAACAGTCGCGACTACATTTCCCCAGCTGAAAAACCTTGACATGAGCGGCAATCAGATTGCAAATATCCAGGGCCTGGAGCGCTGGAAGGGCAAATTCAAGGAATTGGAGACCATTTACACGACCGGAAACCCCATTGAGACTGCTGATCCCAACCTTCAAGCGACTCTCCTTCAGTGGTTCCCGAAACTGCAGGACATCAACGGGGTGCGGGTGAGGACGGCGGAACAGATCGCCCAACAGGAGGAGGCATCGAAGCCCAAGCCAATCCCACAGAGCGGGCCAGATTTCCGTGATGTGAACGGCATAGGCGAAAACTTTCTCCTGGATTTCTTCACGGCCTTCGACAATGACAGACAAGGCCTGGTTTCGCGACTCTACGACGAAACCACCCAGTTCTCGATTGCAGTGGACGCGCGGTCTGTTAGAGACCCCAACGCCCCTGCGCCTCTGCCATGGTCTGCCTACATCAAGGTGTCGCGCAACTTGACGAAGATCACGCATCAGAATACGCGAGTTCAGCGACTCTTCAAAGGTGGCAATGTCATCTACGACCTGTGGAAGTCATTACCCCTGACGAAGCACCCCAACATCAAGGAGGACATCAGCAAGTACATCATGGACTGCCACCCGCTTCCCGGCCTGGCAGACCCCAACGGACAGGCCCGGGTGGGCGTTGacggcctcatcatcgccgtgcaCGGAGAGTTCGACGAATACGACCAGAAGACGAAGGAGACGGGCAAGCGCAGCTTCTCGCGAACTTTTGTCCTCGGCCCTGGCCAGGCCGGAAGGGGCCCGATCCGAGTTGTCAGCGACATGCTCTCGTTGCGAGCGTACAGCTCGCTACCCAACGTTTTTGtggcgcccggcggcagcgcgcaaCCCCCCAGCGCACCGGCTGCCAACGATCAGCATCAGGCCATGATTGCGGAGCTGTCGAGGCAAACGGGCATGGTTCCAGCGTATTCGGAGATGTGCCTGTCCCAGGTCGAGTGGCAGTTTGACAAGGCCCTGATTGTATTCAACGAGAAAAAG GCATCTctgccggccgaggcgtTTTCTACTCCAGGGCCTCACTAG